A genomic window from Streptomyces sp. MST-110588 includes:
- a CDS encoding RidA family protein, whose amino-acid sequence MNPPRLSPPTGFSHAVRAAPGSTVVFLAGQTALDGAGRIVGDGLVEQFEQALTNLLTAAEAAGAGPADLAKLTVFAVDVADYRRQAPALGRVWKRLVGRDYPAMAVVGTTRLWDEAALVEIEGIAVIR is encoded by the coding sequence GTGAATCCGCCGCGGCTCTCTCCACCGACCGGTTTCAGCCATGCCGTACGGGCCGCGCCGGGTTCCACCGTGGTCTTCCTGGCCGGGCAGACCGCGCTGGACGGCGCCGGACGGATCGTCGGTGACGGCCTCGTCGAACAGTTCGAGCAGGCACTGACCAATCTCCTGACCGCCGCCGAAGCCGCCGGGGCCGGCCCGGCCGACCTGGCCAAGCTCACCGTCTTCGCCGTGGACGTGGCCGATTACCGCCGTCAGGCGCCGGCGCTGGGGCGGGTATGGAAACGACTGGTCGGGCGTGACTACCCGGCGATGGCCGTGGTCGGGACCACCCGGCTGTGGGACGAGGCGGCGCTGGTCGAGATCGAGGGGATCGCCGTCATCCGCTGA
- a CDS encoding arylamine N-acetyltransferase yields the protein MTESVWGGERLDLDAYLARIGYEGDREPTPDTLRAVHAAHVAAIPFENLDVVLGRPIVLDLEALQEKLVGRRRGGYCYEQNLLYAAALERLGFRVTGLAARVRMGESKLRPVTHALLKVTFRDSRGGWGNGGGRDGGEGGDGGDGGDGADGGEWITDVGFGGEALLAPLPLREGVESRQGVWTFGLVREQGPGQGPWVLRSAREDGWLDVYAFGSEERFPVDYGVFNHYISTHPRSPFIRRAVVLRPGPEVRRSLIGTELTLSRPGHADEVRQVAPEELPAVLAGEFGVELDERDADALVKYNSQA from the coding sequence ATGACCGAGTCCGTGTGGGGCGGGGAACGGCTGGATCTCGACGCCTACCTCGCCCGTATCGGCTACGAGGGGGACCGCGAGCCGACGCCGGACACCCTCCGGGCGGTGCACGCCGCGCACGTTGCCGCGATCCCCTTCGAGAACCTCGATGTCGTACTGGGGCGGCCGATCGTCCTGGACCTGGAAGCCCTCCAGGAGAAGCTGGTCGGCCGGCGGCGCGGCGGTTACTGCTACGAGCAGAACCTCCTGTACGCGGCGGCCCTGGAACGTCTCGGCTTCCGGGTCACGGGCCTGGCCGCCCGGGTCCGTATGGGCGAGAGCAAGCTCCGCCCGGTCACCCATGCGCTGCTGAAGGTGACATTCCGGGACAGCAGGGGCGGCTGGGGTAATGGGGGCGGCCGGGACGGCGGGGAGGGCGGAGACGGCGGAGACGGCGGAGACGGCGCGGACGGTGGCGAGTGGATCACCGACGTCGGCTTCGGCGGCGAGGCGCTGCTTGCCCCGCTCCCGCTGCGCGAAGGCGTCGAGTCCCGGCAGGGCGTCTGGACATTCGGCCTCGTACGGGAGCAGGGGCCCGGACAGGGACCGTGGGTGCTGCGCTCCGCCCGCGAGGACGGCTGGCTCGACGTGTACGCCTTCGGGTCGGAGGAACGCTTCCCGGTCGACTACGGCGTCTTCAACCACTACATCTCCACCCATCCGCGCTCGCCGTTCATACGGCGGGCGGTGGTGCTGCGGCCGGGACCCGAGGTGCGGCGGTCGCTGATCGGTACGGAGCTGACGCTGAGCCGCCCCGGGCACGCGGACGAGGTCCGGCAGGTGGCCCCGGAGGAACTGCCCGCCGTGCTGGCGGGGGAGTTCGGCGTCGAACTGGACGAGCGGGACGCGGACGCGCTGGTGAAGTACAACTCGCAGGCGTGA